TAGTGCTCATATTTACAATTTCATCATAAAGTTTCAGTATCGCTGCTGTCCACTCATCCTCCGTTAAGTTCGAAGTGTCATATTCACCTGTAGAAGGATCCTTTTGTAGACCCAATTCTTCAACTAAACCCGATATTGGTATCTTAACATCATTATACATAATGTTTCCGTATTCAACATAGTCTGGATTATTTataataactttgaatttttCAAACGTGAGTCCTTCAGGTGTAGTGGGCATTTCAGCAGTGGATTGTTTCAGTGTCAAGAAAATTTCAAACAAAGCTTTCCATATTTCGTCTTCCTTGATTTTACTGATGTCATATCTTCCAGTGTCCGGGTCCTTAACTACACCTAACTTATATAGAATAAGGATAATTGGAATCGGATAGCCTTTATATACAACTGTGTCATTTTGTACGTCATCACTGTTCTGGATTATGTTTACAACGCTGTCGACAGCTTCTCGATCTTCTGGAGTGAGTTCAGTGGTACTTCCCACAGTAGTAGtgctaatatttacaatttcatcATAAAGTTTCAGTATCGCTGCTGTCCACTCATCCTCCGTTAAGTTCGAAGTGTCATATTCACCTGTAGAAGGATCCTTTTGTAGACCCAATTCTTCAACTAAACCCGATATTGGTATCTTAACATCATTATACATAATGTTTCCGTATTCAACATAGTCtggattatttataataattttgaatttttcaaaTGTAAGTCCTTCAGACGTTGTGGGCATTTCAGTACTGGATTTTTCAATTTCGGAATACACTGCGAATATGGCGTTCCATATTTCTTCGTCTGTGATGTTGGTGATGTCATATCTTCCAGTGTTGGTATTCTTAATTAGTTTTAAGTACAATATGATAGATTTGATTGAAACTGGGTATCCTTTATATTCAACAGTGTCATCTTCTACATCATCACTGTTCTCTATTATATTCACAACACTGTCGACAGCTTCCTGATCCTCTTCAGTGAGTTCTGTGGCGATTCTTTCAGTAGTCGAAGTTGTACTTATAATTCCCTCATAAAGTTCGTTTATCGCTGCCAACCACTCTTCCTCAGTTAAGTCTGAAGTGTCGTATTTTCCTGTAGAAGGATCCTTTTTTAGCCCCAAGAgagtaattaatttcaatattgctATCTTAACGTTATCGTACTGTAAATATCCGTTCTCGACGTAATCTGgattatttatatcatctttgaattCGTCGAAAGTGAGTACTCGGATGTCTTCAGATGTTGAGGGTCCTTCAGTACTGGATTCTTTTATTTCGGAATACACAGCGAATATGGCGTTCCATATTTCGTCGTCTGGTATGTTGCTGATGTCATATCTTCCAGTGTCCGGATTCTTACCTACACCTAAATATTCTAGAATAAGGATAATTTGAATCGGGTATCCTTTATATTCAACAGTGTCATCTTCTACATCATCACTGTTCTCTATTATATTCACAACACTGTCGACAGCTTCCTGATCCTCTTCAGTGAGTTCTGTGGCGATTCTTTCAGTAGTCGAAGTTGTACTTATAATTCCCTCATAAAGTTCGTTTATCGCTGCCAACCACTCTTCCTCAGTTAAGTCTGAAGTGTCGTATTTTCCTGTAGAAGGATCCTTTTTTAGCCCCAAGAgagtaattaatttcaatattgctATCTTAACGTTATCGTACTGTAAATATCCGTTCTCGACGTAATCTGgattatttatatcatctttgaattCGTCGAAAGTGAGTACTCGGATGTCTTCAGATGTTGAGGGTCCTTCAGTACTGGATTCTTTTATTTCGGAATACACAGCGAATATGGCGTTCCATATTTCGTCGTCTGGTATGTTGCTGATGTCATATCTTCCAGTGTCCGGATTCTTACCTACACCTAAATATTCTAGAATAAGGATAATTTGAATCGGGTATCCTTTATATTCAACAGTGTCATCTTCTACATTATCACTGTTCTGTACTATATTCACAACACTGTCGACAGCTTCCTGATCCTCTTCAGTGAGTTCTGTGGCGATTCTTTCAGTAGTCGAAGTTGTACTTATAATTCCCTCATAAAGTTCGTTTATCGCTGCCAACCACTCTTCCTCAGTTAAGTCTGAAGTGTCGTATTTTCCTGTAGAAGGATCCTTTTTTAGCCCCAAGAgagtaattaatttcaatattgctATCTTAACGTTATCGTACTGTAAATATCCGTTCTCGACGTAATCTGgattatttatatcatctttgaattCGTCGAAAGTGAGTACTCGGATGTCTTCAGATGTTGAGGGTCCTTCAGTACTGGATTCTTTTATTTCGGAATACACAGCGAATATGGCGTTCCATATTTCGTCGTCTGGTATGTTGCTGATGTCATATCTTCCAGTGTCCGGATTCTTACCTACACCTAAATATTCTAGAATAAGGATAATTTGAATCGGGTATCCTTTATATTCAACAGTGTCATCTTCTACATCATCACTGTTCTCTATTATATTCACAACACTGTCGACAGCTTCCTGATCCTCTTCAGTGAGTTCTGTGGCGATTCTTTCAGTAGTCGAAGTTGTACTTATAATTCCCTCATAAAGTTCGTTTATCGCTGCCAACCACTCTTCCTCAGTTAAGTCTGAAGTGTCGTATTTTCCTGTAGAAGGATCCTTTTTTAGCCCCAAGAgagtaattaatttcaatattgctATCTTAACGTTATCGTACTGTAAATATCCGTTCTCGACGTAATCTGgattatttatatcatctttgaattCGTCGAAAGTGAGTACTCGGATGTCTTCAGATGTTGAGGGTCCTTCAGTACTGGATTCTTTTATTTCGGAATACACAGCGAATATGGCGTTCCATATTTCGTCGTCTGGTATGTTGCTGATGTCATATCTTCCAGTGTCCGGATTCTTACCTACACCTAAATATTCTAGAATAAGGATAATTTGAATCGGGTATCCTTTATATTCAACAGTGTCATCTTCTACATCATCACTGTTCTCTATTATATTCACAACACTGTCGACAGCTTCCTGATCCTCTTCAGTGAGTTCTGTGGCGATTCTTTCAGTAGTCGAAGTTGTACTTATAATTCCCTCATAAAGTTCGTTTATCGCTGCCAACCACTCTTCCTCAGTTAAGTCTGAAGTGTCGTATTTTCCTGTAGAAGGATCCTTTTTTAGCCCCAAGAgagtaattaatttcaatattgctATCTTAACGTTATCGTACTGTAAATATCCGTTCTCGACGTAATCTGgattatttatatcatctttgaattCGTCGAAAGTGAGTACTCGGATGTCTTCAGATGTTGAGGGTCCTTCAGTACTGGATTCTTTTATTTCGGAATACACAGCGAATATGGCGTTCCATATTTCGTCGTCTGGTATGTTGCTGATGTCATATCTTCCAGTGTCCGGATTCTTACCTACACCTAAATATTCTAGAATAAGGATAATTTGAATCGGGTATCCTTTATATTCAACAGTGTCATCTTCTACATTATCACTGTTCTGTACTATATTCACAACACTGTCGACAGCTTCCTGATCCTCTTCAGTGAGTTCTGTGGCGATTCTTTCAGTAGTCGAAGTTGTACTTATAATTCCCTCATAAAGTTCGTTTATCGCTGCCAACCACTCTTCCTCAGTTAAGTCTGAAGTGTCGTATTTTCCTGTAGAAGGATCCTTTTTTAGCCCCAAGAgagtaattaatttcaatattgctATCTTAACGTTATCGTACTGTAAATATCCGTTCTCGACGTAATCTGgattatttatatcatctttgaattCGTCGAAAGTGAGTACTCGGATGTCTTCAGATGTTGAGAGTCCTTCAGTACTGGATTCTTTTATTTCGGAATACACAGCGAATATGGCGTTCCATATTTCGTCGTCTGGTATGTTGCTGATGTCATATCTTCCAGTGTCCGGATTCTTACCTACACCTAAATATTCTAGAATAAGGATAATTTGAATCGGGTATCCTTTATATTCAACAGTGTCATCTTCTACATCATCACTGTTCTCTATTATATTCACAACACTGTCGACAGCTTCCTGATCCTCTTCAGTGAGTTCTGTGGCGATTCTTTCAGTAGTCGAAGTTGTACTTATAATTCCCTCATAAAGTTCGTTTATCGCTGCCAACCACTCTTCCTCAGTTAAGTCTGAAGTGTCGTATTTTCCTGTAGAAGGATCCTTTTTTAGCCCCAAGAgagtaattaatttcaatattgctATCTTAACGTTATCGTACTGTAAATATCCGTTCTCGACGTAATCTGgattatttatatcatctttgaattCGTCGAAAGTGAGTACTCGGATGTCTTCAGATGTTGAGAGTCCTTCAGTACTGGATTCTTTTATTTCGGAATACACAGCGAATATGGCGTTCCTTATTTCTTTGGCTGTGAATTTCTTGATGTCATATCTTCCAGTGTCCGGGTCCTTACTTGCACCTAACTTATTTAGAATAAGGGTAATTCGAATCGAGTAGTCTTTATATTCAACAGTGTCATCTTCTACATTATCACTGTTCTCTACTATATTCACAACACTGTCGACAGCTTCCTGATCCTCTTCAGTGAGGTCTGTGGTGGTTCCTTCAGTAGTCGAAGTTGTACTTACAATTTCCTCATAAAGTTCGTTTATCGCTGCCAACCACTCTTCCTCCGTTAAGTCTGAAGTGTCGTATTCCCCTGTAGAAGTATCTTTTTTTAGTCCCAACCTTTCAATTATAAGCAATATTGCTATCTTAACGTTTTCCAACAATAAATATCCGTTTTCGACGTAATCTggattgtttatataatctttGAATTCGTCAAAAGTAAGTTCTTCTATATTTTGAGATGTTGGGGGTCCTTGAGAACTGGATTTTTCCATTTCGGAATACACTGTAAATATGGCATTCCATATTTCGTCGTCTGTGACGTTGCTGATGTCATATCTTCCAGTTTCAGGATCTTGTGGAAGATTTAATAGTGCAATGATCTTAATGACTGGAATTGTCACACCTCCGTATTGTATGGTTTCGCTTGGAACGTCATCACTGTTTTGTAAAATCCATTGAAATTCTTCCACTGTTTCCTGTTGGTCACGTGGCAAATCTGTGGTTCCCGGCGTTGTAGGTTCGTTTTCGGCGTCACTGACCTCTGTCTCAATTGTGGAGAGGACATCATCCCACGACTTACTGCTGTCACCATTGGGTTGTATTTTATCATATATTTGCGTATATATCAATTGCCATGGTATATTTGGCCTCTTGGAGAATTCTATTGTGTAACTGTTCGTCAACAAGTCTATTATAGATTCTTGAGTCTGTTGCTGAGAAGTGTCGTCTCCTCGTGAttgtataatttgtaatataaaagTTAATGTGTTCGTCTCGGGGAAGACAAAGTCGTTAATGTACGCAACTATGTCTTTTTCATCTTCAGTGTATTCATCTGGATTTTTGTTGTATTCGTTGTCAATAAATGATTTTATGACTTGTATAGAGACAATCTTACCATTGCCAAGTTCTAAATAATCTCCTTGGTGACTCTTT
This sequence is a window from Periplaneta americana isolate PAMFEO1 chromosome 2, P.americana_PAMFEO1_priV1, whole genome shotgun sequence. Protein-coding genes within it:
- the LOC138712637 gene encoding uncharacterized protein, whose translation is MGSLRLPVGLALLLIAIFVVCEVGGMPRDDENNGKGSGKNGKNNGHGGDHDDDDDDDKHDRGRGRGGGRHGDDDDHDDDDDDDDDKKGKKGGKGRGRDDDDDDKKGKKGGKGGGRDDDDDDDDKKGKKGGKGRGSDDDDDDDKKGKKGGKGRGRDDDDDDDKKGKKGGKGRKGDHDKRGKGRKKDHGRRGRGHGRHSRGNKGGRRIRGQRVTWQYLWSYLKPLLIGNNDIKLNDGSSVSWKDIRNVLRPKKDARTPDQLSKTEVAIWEYIWESLSEEGFTFQIVHGEPYNGKSVSWEDLYMYLNFAGGSDQQQTTQTLNRKILIEILKESSGAGKPVTLNNGDTVEWGVILSAALDSLEGDDLEDLSAVYVAIWQYIFEVYKQKESEYPIKLAEGETHSGDQITWEDLWLSIQQEELDEKDRAVTWQIVYNILLLYKKGNDKVQLQTGKEVTWNYVLKIFRQLQGKDDDDYDEDQLDVLDYVMTVIEPYGFTSIENFDNVDSEAFWPYLLYLVQQAKTQKDLSPKLIWRIFTKSHQGDYLELGNGKIVSIQVIKSFIDNEYNKNPDEYTEDEKDIVAYINDFVFPETNTLTFILQIIQSRGDDTSQQQTQESIIDLLTNSYTIEFSKRPNIPWQLIYTQIYDKIQPNGDSSKSWDDVLSTIETEVSDAENEPTTPGTTDLPRDQQETVEEFQWILQNSDDVPSETIQYGGVTIPVIKIIALLNLPQDPETGRYDISNVTDDEIWNAIFTVYSEMEKSSSQGPPTSQNIEELTFDEFKDYINNPDYVENGYLLLENVKIAILLIIERLGLKKDTSTGEYDTSDLTEEEWLAAINELYEEIVSTTSTTEGTTTDLTEEDQEAVDSVVNIVENSDNVEDDTVEYKDYSIRITLILNKLGASKDPDTGRYDIKKFTAKEIRNAIFAVYSEIKESSTEGLSTSEDIRVLTFDEFKDDINNPDYVENGYLQYDNVKIAILKLITLLGLKKDPSTGKYDTSDLTEEEWLAAINELYEGIISTTSTTERIATELTEEDQEAVDSVVNIIENSDDVEDDTVEYKGYPIQIILILEYLGVGKNPDTGRYDISNIPDDEIWNAIFAVYSEIKESSTEGLSTSEDIRVLTFDEFKDDINNPDYVENGYLQYDNVKIAILKLITLLGLKKDPSTGKYDTSDLTEEEWLAAINELYEGIISTTSTTERIATELTEEDQEAVDSVVNIVQNSDNVEDDTVEYKGYPIQIILILEYLGVGKNPDTGRYDISNIPDDEIWNAIFAVYSEIKESSTEGPSTSEDIRVLTFDEFKDDINNPDYVENGYLQYDNVKIAILKLITLLGLKKDPSTGKYDTSDLTEEEWLAAINELYEGIISTTSTTERIATELTEEDQEAVDSVVNIIENSDDVEDDTVEYKGYPIQIILILEYLGVGKNPDTGRYDISNIPDDEIWNAIFAVYSEIKESSTEGPSTSEDIRVLTFDEFKDDINNPDYVENGYLQYDNVKIAILKLITLLGLKKDPSTGKYDTSDLTEEEWLAAINELYEGIISTTSTTERIATELTEEDQEAVDSVVNIIENSDDVEDDTVEYKGYPIQIILILEYLGVGKNPDTGRYDISNIPDDEIWNAIFAVYSEIKESSTEGPSTSEDIRVLTFDEFKDDINNPDYVENGYLQYDNVKIAILKLITLLGLKKDPSTGKYDTSDLTEEEWLAAINELYEGIISTTSTTERIATELTEEDQEAVDSVVNIVQNSDNVEDDTVEYKGYPIQIILILEYLGVGKNPDTGRYDISNIPDDEIWNAIFAVYSEIKESSTEGPSTSEDIRVLTFDEFKDDINNPDYVENGYLQYDNVKIAILKLITLLGLKKDPSTGKYDTSDLTEEEWLAAINELYEGIISTTSTTERIATELTEEDQEAVDSVVNIIENSDDVEDDTVEYKGYPIQIILILEYLGVGKNPDTGRYDISNIPDDEIWNAIFAVYSEIKESSTEGPSTSEDIRVLTFDEFKDDINNPDYVENGYLQYDNVKIAILKLITLLGLKKDPSTGKYDTSDLTEEEWLAAINELYEGIISTTSTTERIATELTEEDQEAVDSVVNIIENSDDVEDDTVEYKGYPVSIKSIILYLKLIKNTNTGRYDITNITDEEIWNAIFAVYSEIEKSSTEMPTTSEGLTFEKFKIIINNPDYVEYGNIMYNDVKIPISGLVEELGLQKDPSTGEYDTSNLTEDEWTAAILKLYDEIVNISTTTVGSTTELTPEDREAVDSVVNIIQNSDDVQNDTVVYKGYPIPIILILYKLGVVKDPDTGRYDISKIKEDEIWKALFEIFLTLKQSTAEMPTTPEGLTFEKFKVIINNPDYVEYGNIMYNDVKIPISGLVEELGLQKDPSTGEYDTSNLTEDEWTAAILKLYDEIVNMSTTTVGSTTELTPEDREAVDSVVNIIQNSDDVQNDTVVYKGYSIPIILILYKLGVVKDPDTGRYDISKIKEDEIWKALFEIFLTLKQSTTEMPTTPEGLTFEKFKVIINNPDYVEYGNIMYNDVKIPISGLVEELGLQKDPSTGEYDTSNLTEDEWTAAILKLYDEIVNMSTTTVGSPTELTPEDREAVDSVVNIIQNSDDVQNDTVIYKGYPIPIILILYKLGVVKNPDTGRYDISKIKEDEIWKALFEIFLTLKQSTTEMPTTPEGLTFEKFKVIINNPDYVEYGNIMYNDVKIPISGLVEELGLQKDPSTGEYDTSNLTEDEWTAAILKLYDEIVNMSTTTVGSPTELTQEDREAVDSVVNIIQNSDDVQNDTVVYKGYSIPIILILYKLGVVKDPDTGRYDISKIKEDEIWKALFEIFLTLKQSTTEMPTTPEGLTFEKFKVIINNPDYVEYGNIMYNDVKIPISGLVEELGLQKDPSTGEYDTSNLTEDEWTAAILKLYDEIVNISTTTVGSTTELTPEDREAVDSVVNIIQNSDDVQNDTVVYKGYSIPIILILYKLAVVKNPDTGIYDISKVPENEIWKALLEIYLTLKQSTTEKAFSTTLTTTTDISEEEVVSLKSDLTTLKEEGINSTDDVVFKGLKIPKQFILTALSLQNIMLQDVTFEEFYKVILLYIERAQVTPSPDEEPVPKGLTKEQFEAIQYILYYLKINNVGDDTSVVFDGQEIPLLYILDLLKLVNITTSELSGKVLSDIILVYINNLYNPSANTDGLDSKTTSVLKSVLAFLKQQGSKAAGEIIFNGRNISLHYLVEILKLQGIDIQKATVEDLWRIIQLLIVFQSDVSPANVKQVTLNFFLQILRTSHNIDTETFIYNGYKIYVNKLISILNLQKDSSGKYITDNLTVDEFWSALQMYVKSEESSTTEMQPNEEDEVIYNDFISILQQSDDVESQVLIVNGTRIPLLVIINALNLKKDSSTGRYNFAGITVQQLIKVINLYITSGARTSSVRVTSDLAQQQQALYEEFLKLIEDPDKAARTYLIVNDQRVPLLNVIAALGIEKDSKTGLYDTSKLTKEQVWTVLIQYVTTVKQ